From Brevibacillus marinus, a single genomic window includes:
- a CDS encoding ABC transporter ATP-binding protein, whose translation MKEPIIELAELTKRYGEQTAVDRLTLTVYRGEIFGLLGPNGAGKSTTILMMLGLAEPTSGTVTVCGVNSTRQPILVKRKVGYLPDDVGFYEDMSGLENLLFTARLNGLSRKEGLARAESLLERVGLGEAGKKKAGKYSRGMRQRLGLADVLIKKPEVIILDEPTLGIDPEGVREFLQLIRQLSRDEGITVLLSSHHLHQVQQICDRVGLFVAGRMLAEGDIHSLSRQLFQEESMAIEVQIKGGSARLLDNLRQIDGVGRVEAADDERLVIHCSKEVTAEISRTIVESGAALLQLTQKEYGLDEIYHRYFEGGEAS comes from the coding sequence ATGAAGGAGCCGATCATCGAACTAGCGGAGTTGACGAAACGATACGGGGAACAGACCGCCGTTGACCGGCTGACGCTGACCGTCTACCGCGGCGAGATCTTTGGCCTGCTTGGCCCCAATGGCGCCGGCAAATCGACGACGATTCTGATGATGCTGGGACTTGCCGAACCGACTTCCGGAACGGTGACCGTCTGCGGCGTCAATTCGACGCGGCAGCCGATCCTGGTCAAACGCAAAGTGGGCTACCTGCCCGATGACGTGGGATTCTACGAGGATATGAGCGGGCTGGAAAACCTGCTCTTTACGGCCCGGCTCAACGGTTTGTCGCGGAAAGAGGGATTGGCGCGGGCAGAGAGCCTGTTGGAACGCGTGGGGCTCGGCGAAGCGGGCAAGAAGAAGGCCGGCAAGTATTCCCGCGGTATGCGGCAGCGGTTGGGACTTGCCGACGTTTTGATCAAAAAGCCGGAAGTGATCATCCTCGATGAACCGACTTTGGGGATCGACCCGGAGGGGGTTCGCGAGTTTCTCCAGCTGATCCGCCAGCTGAGCCGCGACGAGGGGATTACCGTGCTGCTTTCGTCCCACCACTTGCATCAGGTGCAGCAAATTTGCGACCGGGTGGGGCTGTTTGTCGCCGGACGCATGCTGGCGGAAGGAGACATCCACAGCTTGTCGCGGCAGCTTTTCCAGGAAGAGTCGATGGCGATTGAAGTACAGATCAAGGGCGGTTCCGCTCGTCTGCTCGACAACCTGCGGCAGATCGATGGCGTGGGCAGGGTCGAGGCGGCAGACGACGAACGGCTGGTCATCCACTGCAGCAAAGAGGTGACCGCCGAGATTTCCCGGACGATTGTGGAGAGCGGGGCCGCACTTTTGCAATTGACGCAAAAAGAGTACGGACTGGACGAAATCTATCACCGCTACTTTGAAGGGGGGGAAGCGTCATGA
- a CDS encoding NEW3 domain-containing protein, translating to MMKRWAKHLSLFLTFVLAVMAWGGVPTSAAGELTLFTPYTSIAVTPGESINYNVQVINNSSVVQEAALTVQGLPQNWEYQLTSGGWSLQRIAVLPDEPQSVSLQVDVPLEINKGTYRFQLVAEGKASLPLVVQVTEQGTFKTELTTEQPNMEGHSGSNFQFEATLRNRTAEKQLYSLTADAPEGWDVQFKVDGNSVTSVSVEANTTKDIDITVTPPEGVKQGSYKIPVKAATTSTSASTEFEVVITGTYDVELSTPTGLLSTDVTAGGERNLTLKINNTGSADLRNITLSADTPANWEVTFEPKQITKLEAGKSTEVTATIKADKQAIAGDYVVNMKASSPEATSEAQFRVAVKTSMLWGWLGVLIILGVIGGVYYLFRTYGRR from the coding sequence ATGATGAAGCGTTGGGCAAAACATTTATCGCTCTTCCTCACATTTGTTTTGGCGGTAATGGCCTGGGGGGGCGTCCCCACTTCCGCAGCGGGGGAGTTAACCTTGTTCACGCCGTACACCAGCATTGCGGTAACCCCGGGGGAATCGATCAACTACAACGTTCAGGTGATCAACAACAGCAGCGTGGTGCAGGAGGCCGCGCTCACGGTGCAGGGATTGCCGCAAAATTGGGAGTACCAGCTGACATCGGGCGGCTGGAGTCTGCAGCGGATTGCCGTGCTGCCGGATGAGCCGCAAAGCGTATCGCTGCAGGTGGATGTGCCGCTGGAAATCAACAAAGGAACGTACCGCTTCCAGCTGGTGGCCGAGGGAAAAGCATCGCTGCCGCTGGTGGTGCAGGTGACGGAACAGGGAACCTTTAAAACTGAGCTGACGACGGAACAGCCGAACATGGAAGGGCATTCCGGTTCCAATTTTCAATTCGAAGCGACGCTGCGCAACCGGACGGCAGAAAAACAGCTGTACTCGTTGACCGCCGATGCGCCGGAAGGCTGGGACGTTCAGTTTAAGGTGGATGGCAACTCGGTAACCTCGGTCAGCGTGGAAGCGAATACGACCAAAGATATCGACATTACGGTAACGCCGCCGGAAGGAGTGAAGCAGGGTTCCTACAAAATCCCGGTAAAAGCGGCCACCACTTCGACATCGGCCAGCACCGAATTTGAAGTGGTCATCACCGGCACCTACGATGTGGAACTGAGCACCCCGACCGGCCTGTTAAGCACCGATGTGACGGCCGGCGGTGAGCGGAATCTGACATTGAAGATCAACAATACCGGTTCGGCCGACCTGCGGAACATCACGCTGAGTGCCGATACCCCGGCGAATTGGGAAGTGACCTTTGAACCGAAACAGATCACGAAACTGGAAGCGGGCAAATCGACGGAAGTGACGGCCACGATCAAGGCTGACAAACAGGCGATCGCAGGCGACTACGTCGTCAACATGAAGGCCAGCTCGCCGGAAGCGACATCGGAAGCCCAGTTCCGCGTGGCGGTCAAAACCTCGATGCTGTGGGGATGGCTTGGCGTGCTGATCATTCTCGGTGTCATTGGAGGCGTGTACTACCTGTTCCGTACCTACGGGAGGAGATAA
- a CDS encoding RNA polymerase sigma factor, with product MSHQDVDEKRLLRDITNGSAAAFAQFYEQYASLVLHIALRIVGDQMEAEDICHDIFLEVWKKADQYDPQRGSVEAWLAVKARTRALDRLRRKQRIAITPVDHAGIEPSTADVATEERVFTRLDREALLNALSKIPSSQARAVHGVYYEEHSHRELSAKMNRPLGTVKSLIRYGLDNLRKQLCQLGWLEPSGGAKKHE from the coding sequence TTGTCCCATCAGGATGTTGACGAAAAGCGGCTGCTGCGCGACATCACGAACGGCTCGGCTGCAGCCTTTGCGCAGTTTTATGAGCAGTACGCTTCGCTGGTTCTGCACATTGCGCTGCGGATCGTCGGCGATCAGATGGAAGCAGAGGATATCTGCCACGATATTTTTTTGGAAGTGTGGAAGAAGGCCGACCAGTACGATCCGCAGCGAGGCAGCGTGGAAGCCTGGCTGGCCGTGAAGGCGCGCACCCGCGCACTGGATCGGCTGCGGCGGAAACAACGCATCGCCATCACCCCGGTGGATCACGCCGGGATCGAGCCCTCGACTGCCGACGTGGCCACCGAAGAACGCGTCTTCACGCGGCTGGATCGGGAAGCCCTGCTGAACGCGCTGAGCAAAATCCCCTCTTCGCAAGCACGCGCCGTGCATGGAGTGTATTACGAGGAGCACAGTCATCGCGAGCTCTCCGCGAAAATGAACCGGCCGCTGGGAACGGTCAAATCCCTGATTCGCTACGGGCTTGACAATCTCCGCAAGCAGCTGTGCCAATTGGGCTGGTTGGAACCGTCAGGAGGTGCAAAAAAGCATGAGTAA
- a CDS encoding anti-sigma factor domain-containing protein, which produces MSNACFWREEEMADLILGNLAEEKRVRLQRHLADCERCAALFRDWSAVLAPLDPRPQPSPSLKRRLLRRIACERWRSSILERLRTGSQVARAAVLLVCLVSLVGLFAVQRENVVPADLPDASVTRDVAMVMDPHTVLHVVPIVPGNVKSYVWINDTSNEMLILTDGLVPSAEIDYQVWFITEDRRSHVGLLHWQDGMAHLYFRGGELRQVENIAVSIEPKGGSFRPTGPDAIFVNLR; this is translated from the coding sequence ATGAGTAACGCATGTTTCTGGCGGGAGGAGGAAATGGCCGATCTCATCTTGGGCAACCTTGCGGAAGAGAAGCGCGTCCGGCTGCAGCGTCACCTGGCCGATTGCGAGCGGTGTGCCGCCCTGTTCCGCGACTGGTCGGCCGTGCTTGCTCCGCTTGATCCACGGCCCCAACCGTCGCCGTCCCTCAAGCGCCGTCTGCTGCGGCGGATTGCTTGCGAGCGCTGGCGCTCATCCATCCTGGAGCGGCTGCGGACCGGTTCCCAGGTGGCACGAGCTGCTGTTTTGCTGGTCTGTCTCGTCAGTCTCGTCGGCCTGTTCGCCGTGCAGCGGGAAAACGTCGTGCCAGCTGATCTGCCGGACGCGTCCGTTACGCGGGACGTTGCGATGGTGATGGATCCGCACACCGTGCTGCATGTCGTGCCGATCGTCCCCGGCAATGTGAAAAGCTACGTCTGGATCAACGATACGTCCAACGAAATGCTGATCCTCACAGACGGCCTGGTGCCATCAGCGGAGATCGATTATCAGGTCTGGTTTATCACGGAAGACAGACGTTCGCACGTCGGTCTGCTGCACTGGCAGGACGGGATGGCCCACCTCTACTTCCGCGGCGGGGAACTGCGGCAAGTGGAGAACATCGCCGTCAGCATCGAACCGAAAGGCGGCAGCTTCCGTCCGACCGGGCCGGATGCGATATTTGTCAACCTGAGATAA
- a CDS encoding group-specific protein, with translation MGECKIDHSQDDVRQKLASQQAYLPPDLYQNLQRWLTEPQPQAVLNEVFHLLKKYDLAAAAEQAERNRALHRLLGQNK, from the coding sequence ATGGGCGAATGCAAAATCGACCACAGCCAGGACGATGTCCGGCAGAAGTTGGCATCCCAGCAGGCATACCTGCCCCCTGATCTGTACCAGAACTTGCAGCGCTGGCTCACAGAACCGCAACCGCAAGCGGTACTGAACGAGGTCTTTCATCTGCTAAAAAAATACGACCTGGCCGCAGCGGCGGAACAGGCCGAACGCAACCGGGCGCTTCACCGTCTGCTCGGTCAGAACAAATAG
- a CDS encoding HD-GYP domain-containing protein — MRLISVNQCQPGEKLAKTIFTSKGTVLIGAGVTLTQKMLDRLKELNFTSIYIEDKQTDDLVVADVLSEETRREAMATITSVFQAFYSEPGRWQQLFVHQDVGKKFRQVMISVIDELKQNRSALNLLGIVCSVDHYIFSHSFHVALYTTSLGMKLGLSDRELIEVGMGAMLHDVGMMAIPPDLLLKPGALTAEEYELVKKHTEIGFELLRRQEEISLLTAHCAYQHHERCDGSGYPRQLTEEEIHPYAKILAVCDVFDALTTNRSYRPAVLPHLAMEVLFAGADKLFVKEIVEAFHGTIALYPIGLTVRLTTGEEGVVVDYNRGAPSRPIVRILKNPAGETVSAPYEIDLSKHLDVMIAACDVFV, encoded by the coding sequence ATGAGACTCATTTCCGTCAATCAGTGCCAACCTGGAGAAAAGCTGGCCAAAACCATCTTTACCAGCAAGGGGACCGTGCTTATCGGAGCGGGTGTGACGTTGACCCAGAAAATGCTGGATCGCTTAAAAGAGCTCAATTTTACTTCCATCTACATCGAAGATAAACAGACCGATGACCTGGTCGTCGCCGATGTCCTCTCGGAAGAGACGCGGCGCGAAGCGATGGCCACGATCACTTCCGTGTTCCAGGCCTTTTACAGCGAACCGGGCCGCTGGCAGCAGTTGTTTGTCCATCAGGACGTCGGCAAAAAGTTTCGTCAGGTAATGATTTCGGTCATCGATGAACTGAAACAGAATCGCTCCGCACTCAACCTGCTGGGGATTGTCTGCAGCGTCGATCACTACATCTTTTCCCATTCGTTTCACGTTGCGCTCTATACGACATCGCTGGGGATGAAGCTGGGGCTGAGCGATCGGGAATTGATTGAGGTGGGCATGGGAGCGATGCTGCACGACGTGGGCATGATGGCAATTCCCCCCGATCTGCTGCTGAAACCGGGCGCACTGACGGCGGAAGAGTACGAGCTGGTGAAAAAGCATACGGAAATCGGGTTCGAGCTGCTGCGCAGGCAGGAGGAAATCTCGTTGTTGACGGCCCACTGCGCCTACCAGCACCACGAGCGCTGCGACGGGTCCGGCTACCCGCGCCAATTGACGGAAGAGGAGATTCACCCGTACGCCAAAATATTGGCTGTGTGCGACGTGTTTGATGCGCTGACGACGAACCGTTCCTATCGCCCGGCGGTGCTGCCGCATCTGGCGATGGAGGTGCTGTTCGCCGGCGCGGACAAGCTGTTTGTCAAAGAGATCGTCGAAGCGTTTCACGGTACGATCGCGCTGTACCCGATCGGACTGACGGTGCGGCTGACGACGGGGGAAGAGGGGGTCGTCGTCGACTACAACCGCGGAGCGCCCAGCCGGCCGATTGTGCGGATTCTGAAAAATCCGGCCGGGGAAACGGTGAGCGCACCGTACGAGATTGATTTGTCCAAGCATCTGGATGTGATGATAGCTGCTTGCGATGTGTTCGTCTAA
- a CDS encoding YunC family protein produces the protein MIEVKPLSFPEGTALAISVQLPKTNLLVVTTDKGYIMCGALDVALLNERLADRQILAGRAVGVKTIEELLAAPLESVTTAAQSLGIEVGMSGREAVRKLF, from the coding sequence ATGATCGAAGTGAAACCGTTGTCGTTTCCGGAAGGCACTGCTCTGGCAATCAGCGTGCAGCTGCCGAAGACCAATTTGCTTGTCGTGACGACGGACAAGGGGTACATCATGTGCGGCGCATTGGACGTCGCTTTGTTAAATGAGCGTCTGGCGGATCGACAAATCCTGGCCGGCAGAGCCGTGGGGGTAAAAACGATCGAAGAACTGCTCGCTGCCCCTTTGGAGTCTGTAACGACTGCTGCCCAATCGCTTGGCATAGAAGTGGGAATGAGCGGGAGAGAAGCGGTTCGCAAACTGTTCTAG
- a CDS encoding DUF6154 family protein yields the protein MRFLDQLYEMYKGHFNGDEEDIIAVVVGVLEEQSRKDLYQLIDEMDDEELFHMLAMYMIEVVKRKVAMEEERPQTIVH from the coding sequence GTGCGTTTTCTCGATCAGCTGTACGAGATGTACAAAGGACATTTTAACGGCGACGAAGAAGATATTATTGCCGTTGTTGTCGGCGTTCTGGAAGAACAGTCGCGCAAGGACCTGTATCAATTGATTGACGAAATGGACGACGAAGAGTTGTTTCACATGCTGGCCATGTACATGATCGAAGTCGTGAAGCGAAAAGTGGCGATGGAAGAGGAGCGGCCGCAGACGATCGTCCACTGA